From Agrobacterium vitis:
AATGGGCGGCAATCAGTGCGTTAAGCTTTTCCATCCGCCGGTCATTGGCCGTCAGAGTCAACCTGTCTGGAGAGGCGTCCGGCGCGGCCTGCCTTGCCAGCAGAAGCACGACAGTCGCAAGATAGGCCTCGAGCAATCCGTTACGGCCCGGTTTTGCACCAGCATATTCCTCGGCAATCCTTTCCATCAACTGACCGATTTCGATTGCACATGGCTCGCCTTCCAAAGGCATATAACGAGGCAGGGGCAAGGCCTGTTTCAGGCTGGTTCGAACAGCAAGCGGCAGGGCTGCTGGCAGAACGGTGATGATCATGCCCTTGATTGCGCGCGAAAACCGAAATCCATGGCTAAACAGCGGTGGAACGATGATGGCGGCAGGTGGGGTGATGCCAATCACCTCTGCGTCCAGCGTCGCATCTCCCTGGCCCTCGGAAATGTACAGAATTTGCAGAAAATTCTCATGGCGGTGGAGGTCGATTTCGAAGCGATACAGGCTGCTGCGCGAAAAAAGTGTTTCGCAATGCAGCAAAAACTCACCGGAAACCTCGGTTTTTTCGCCATATAGCTTGTAAGTCGGTATGGCAGCCATGGTCGCAGCATCCTTCAATCATGGTCGGATAGTGCAAGTTTTGGATTGAAAAGTCCATTGAGCTGAAGGGACGAAACGGTCAATTTCTTGATCAGGAGCAAATTCGGGAGGATATCATGCGTACTCAAGTCGTCATTATTGGCTCAGGCCCCTCTGGCTTGTTGCTGGGGCAATTGCTGCATCGCAAGGGCATAGAGACCGTCATTATCGACCGCGTCGGCCGCGACTATATTCTTGGTCGCGTTCGCGCCGGCGTGCTGGAACAAGGCATGGTAGGCATGCTGGAAAAGGCCGGTGCTGCTGATCGCCTCCACCGCGAAGGCCTGCCGCATGACGGTTTTTCGCTGGCATTCGATGGGCGTGATCACCGCATCGATCTCTTCAATTTGACCGGCGGCGACCGGGTTATGGTCTATGGTCAGACCGAAGTGACCCGCGATCTGATGGACCAGCGCGATGCAGCCGGTGCCTTGACCATTTATGATGCCGTCAATGTCGAGCCGCATGATTTCTCAGGCGAAAGCCCCTATGTCACCTATGAGAAAGACGGTGTCAGCCACCGGATCGATTGCGATTTCATCGCCGGATGTGACGGATTCCATGGCGTCAGCCGCAAATCCGTTCCCCAGGGCGCCATCAAGGAATTCGAGCGGATCTATCCTTTCGGCTGGCTGGGTGTGATGGCCGAGGTGCCACCTGTGGCCCATGAACTGATTTATGCCAACCATCCGCGTGGCTTTGCGCTGTGTTCCATGCGGTCCAACACCCGTAGCCGCTACTATGTGCAATGCCCGCTGGAAGACAAGGTTGAAGACTGGAGCGACGACCGGTTCTGGGATGAGTTGCGCCGTCGCCTTCCGGCAGAACATGCCGAAGCCATGGTGACTGGGCCATCCTTCGAAAAATCGATTGCGCCGCTACGCTCTTTCGTCACCGAACCCATGCGGTTCGGCCGACTGTTCCTGGCCGGTGATGCCGCCCATATCGTGCCGCCGACCGGTGCCAAGGGGCTTAATCTCGCTGCCAGTGACATCCATTATCTCAGCGAAGGCCTGATTGAATTCTACAGCGATAAATCCAGCGCCGGGATTGATGAATATTCGGTACGGGCGCTGGCCCGCGTCTGGAAGGCCGTGCGGTTTTCCTGGTGGATGACGACCATGATGCACCGTTTTCCCGATACCGGCGATTTCGGACAGCGCATTCAGGAAGCTGAGTTGGATTATCTCGTTCATTCGCGTGCCGCGTCTACGTCATTGGCTGAAAACTATGTCGGCCTGCCGTACTGAGCAAGCCGTTAAGGCATAATGGCTGCTGCCGCATCGCGGATTGCTTGCATGAGCAGTGATTGCGGCAGCGTCGCCATGGCGTCGGCGCGGATGGTCAATCCGACCGGGCCACGCGTCGGGGAACAGTCTATCGGAAGGGCGCAAATCGTTCCTTCTGCTATGTCGCCCGCCACAACACCCTCGGAAATCACCCAGACGGCGTCGCTGATTTTTAGAAAGGCACGGCCGAAGGAATCGGAAACCGTTTCGATCTGGTTGGGGAGGGTGGCTACGCCGTTGGCGATCAGGAAATAATCAACCAAGGGACGGATGATCGAGTTGCGGGTCGGCATCAGTACCGGAAATTCACGCATCCGCTCAAACGGAGCACTTTCGCCCGTCAGCAATGGATGGCCCGACCGGACGACGAAAACCACAGGTTCCGAATAGAGATGCTCAAAGGAAAATCCTGCCATTTTCTCCGGCGCCGCCAGCCGGCCTACCACGAGATCCAGCTCCCCAATCCGCAATTGTTCGAGCAGGACCGAATTGTCGCCGGTGACGATCTTGATCGGGCTTCTGGAGTTTTCCGTGAGGAACGCCGTCATGGCCTGGGGCATGATGCGGGTTGCGACGGTTGGCAACGCGCCGACCCGCACTGGCGGTCCGGCCTTGGCCGCTTCCTGCGAAACAGAATCGACCGCATGGCGCAGGGCGGTCAGGGTTGCGCCCGCATGGCGCAGAAAGACCTCACCATAGCGCGTGATGCGAATGCCGCGCCCTTCGCGCTCAAACAGGCTGACGCCCAATATCTCTTCCAGCTCGCGTACCGTTTTGGTCACCGCAGGTTGGCTGACATGCAGCAGATTGGCGGATTTCACCACGCTTTTTTGCCGCGCAACCTCGACAAAGGTTTGAAGATGACGAAACTTGATGCGCTGATCGATCATATTTCCCATAACCTACAGGTTATCATTGGTGGCGATAATGTCATTTTACTTAACCGATTGGCTGTCGCAAGATCGAGTTCGGAGGATAAGTGATGAAATTTCTAAAGACGACGGATGCGGTTATCCATTACCGCACGATTGGCCTGGAGAGTGGCAAGCCGGTGATTGCGTTTGCCAATTCACTCGGCACGGATTTCCGGATCTGGGACGAGGTGATCGAACGGCTCCAGGATCGTTACGCCTTCGTGCTGCATGACAAGCGCGGTCATGGCCTGTCGGATCTCGGAAATCCTCCCTATTCGATGGCGACACATGTCGATGACATGGCTGCAATACTGGACCATCTTTCGTTAAAACAGGTGATTGTCGTCGGGCTTTCCGTCGGAGGTCTGATTGCCCAGGGCCTTTACGCCAGTCGACCCGATCTGGTGCGGGCGCTTATTCTCAGCAATACCGCCCATAAGATCGGTTCTGCCGAAATGTGGAATACCCGCATTGCGACAATTCAAAACAACGGCATCGGAGCCTTGCTTGAGCCGATCATGGAGAGGTGGTTCACGCCACCGTTCCGCACGACGGATAATTCGCTCTATGCAGGCTGCTGCACCATGTTGCTGCGCCAGTCAGCAGAAGGCTATTGCGGCACTTGCGCTGCGTTGCGCGATGCCGATTTCACGGAGCAGGCATCGGCTATCGCCGTTCCGACGCTATGTGTCGTTGGCGACCAGGATGGCTCGACCCCGCCAGCCCTGGTGCAATCGCTGGCGGAGTTGATTGCCGGTAGCCGGTTCTCAGTCGTGGCTGAGGCAGGCCATATTCCATGCCTTGAGCAACCGGACGCCTATGTGGCGGCCTTGCTGCCGTTTTTGGATGACTTGGCCTGACCTAAAAACAAAAGACGAGATCGTCGCGGAGACAGAGCGGACATGACGGATAAAGCAGATACAGCATCAGACGCGCATCGGCGCGGTATGAAAACCAGGCGTTCCGTGCTTGGTGACGCCCATGTGGATCGGGCAACAGCGGCGGCCACCGCCTTCGATCAGCCCTTCCAGACGCTGATTACGGAAAGTGCCTGGGGAACCGTGTGGTCGAGTGAGCAGTGGACGAAACGTGAGCGTTCGATGGTGACCATCGCGCTGCTGGCCGCCCTTGGCCAGGATGAGGAAGTGGCGATGCACATTCGCGCCACGGTCAATACCGGGGCAACCCGCGAGGATATACGCGAGGCGCTGATGCATGTGGCGATCTATGCGGGCGTTCCAGCCGCAAACCATGCGTTCAAGATTGCCAAGGGCGTTTACGCGCAGATGGATGCCGATGCAGCCTCAGCCTAACCGGCATCAGGAAGGCTGCAACGGAGAAACTTGAGGAGGAAAGACATGAAGAATTCCCTGCCGGAAACCGGGCCGTTTTTTGCCCGTGACCGGGATATGCATCCGCCGGCCTATGCCCCCTGGTACAAGACCAGTGTGCTGCGTTCGCCGCAGCGGGCGCTGATTTCGCTTGAAGGCACGAAGAGCGAAATTACCGGTCCGGTCTTCGGACACGGACTGTTGAACGATACCGATAATGATCTGATCCTAAACTATGCAAAACCAGGCGAAATGGCGATTGGCCAGCGCATTCTGGTGCATGGTCGGGTGCTGGACGAGCGTGGGGTCGGCGTAAACGGCGCTTTGGTTGAATTCTGGCAGGCCAATGCCGGTGGGCGTTATCGCCACAAGAAGGAAACCTATCTGGCAGCGCTCGATCCGAACTTCGGCGGGGTAGGTCGTACCATCACCGACGAGAACGGCTATTACTGGTTCAAGACCATCAAGCCCGGTGCCTATCCCTGGCCGAACGGCGTCAATGACTGGCGCCCGGCGCATATTCATTTTTCCATTTTCGGCCACGGCTTTGCCCAGCGCCTCATCACCCAGATGTATTTCGAAGGTGATCCGATGATCTGGCTGTGTCCGATCGTCAAAACCATTCCGGATGAAGAGGCGATCAAACGCCTGGTGGCGCCGCTGGATATGAATGCGGCCATCCCGATGGACATGCGCGCCTATAAATTCGATATCGTCCTGCGCGGACGCCGCTCGACACTGTTTGAAAATCGCAAGGAGGGCAACTGATATGGTACAGCCACTCGGTTACCTGAAGGAATCGCCCTCGCAGACGGCTGGTCCCTATGTTCATATCGGTTGCACACCGAACTTCTGCGGCATTGAGGGGATCTTCAAGGAAGATCTCGGTTCTGGTCCGCTTTATAACGACAAAACCCGTGGTGAACGCATCACCATTCGCGGTTTCGTTTATGATGGTGGCGGGAATGCGCTGAAAGACGCGCTGATCGAAATCTGGCAGGCCGATAGCGATGGGCTTTACAACAGCCCATCCGAAACCGGCGGCAAAGCGGACCCGAATTTCCTCGGTTGGGCTCGTTGTCCAGGCGATATGTCAACCGGTGAATTCGTCTTTCACACCATCAAGCCGGGCAAGGTTCCCTTTGCCGGAGGCCGGTGGATGGCACCGCATGTGACCTTCTGGGTCGTGGCGCGCGGAATTAATATTGGCTTGCAGACACGCATGTATTTTCCGGAAGAAGAGGCGGCCAATGCCGCAGATCCGCTTCTGGCGCGTATCGAGCACAAGGTGCGTATTCCGACATTGATTGCCAAAAAGCAGGGCAATGATTACGTGTTCGATATTCACCTGCAAGGCGAAAACGAAACTGTCTTCTTCGATATCTGATTGGCATCATGAGCATTTCCCCATTTGAACACCCCTTCCTCTCCGGCCTGTTTGGCGATGAGGCTTTTGCGGCCTTGTTTGCCGGGCAGGCGGATATTGCCGCCATGTTGTCCTTTGAGGCGGCGCTGGCCAAGGCTCAAGGGGAGGCCGGGGTGATCGAGGCGGGAGATGCCACGGCGATCCAGGCGGGCCTCGCCCGTTTCGAAGTGGATCTCGATGCCTTGAAAACGGCCACGGCACGCGATGGCGTGGTCATTCCCGAATTGGTCGGCCAGATGCGCAAAGCCATCGGCGGTGCAAGCGCTGCAAAATTACATTTCGGCGCTACCAGCCAGGATGTCATCGATACCAGCCTCGTGCTGCGTCTGAAGACGGCGGCGGGACTCCTCGACGAGCGGTTGGCGGCATTGATCGCCGGGTTTGAGCAGATGGACGCCGCTTTTGGGCAGAATGCTCTGATGGGCCATACGCGCATGCAGGCGGCGATCCCGATTACGGTTTCAGACCGGATCGCAGCCTGGATTGGACCTTTGCAACGGCACCGCTCTCGCCTACAGGCTCTGCTTGGCGATGGTTTTGCCCTGCAATTTGGCGGTGCGGCCGGAACATTGGAAAAGCTCGGCGACAAAGGTCCTGCGGTGCGCGCCAGACTGGCTGACCTGCTTGGACTTCAGGATGCGCCGCAATGGCATAGCCAGCGTGACCGGATCGTCGCGTTTGCCGATCTTCTTTCACTGATCTCCGGCAGCATTGGCAAATTCGGCCAGGACGTGGCGCTTCTGGCGGAAATGGGCGGTGAAATTCAATTGACCGGCGGTGGCGGCTCCTCGGCCATGCCGCATAAGCAAAACCCGGTTGGGGCGGAAACGCTGGTGACGCTCGCCCGTTTCAATGCCGTACAGATTGCTGGTCTGCATCAAAGCCTTGTCCATGAACAGGAGCGCTCCGGCGCTGCCTGGGCCTTGGAATGGTTGCTGCTGCCGCAGATGGTTGTGGCGACGGGGGCCGCCACAAAAACCGGATTGCTATTAATCGGTTCTATCGCCCGGCTTGGTAAATCGGCCTGATATCAGGCGGACAAGCGAAGTCTGCCGATTGCCGAATACGAAGGGTCATTGAAAATGACTATCTCGTCACATCGATCACCACCCGGCCACGGGTTTTCCCAGCCAGGATGGCCTCTGCCAGTGCGGGTAAATTGGACATCGGCTCGACAGTCGTCATGGTTGTCAGGTGGTCGCGGTTGAGGTGCTGGTCGAGAAACTCCCAGGCGCGAATGCGCTTTGCCATCGGCGTCATGACGGAATCGATGCCAAGCAGGGCCACCCCACGCAGGATGAATGGCATGACGGTTGCAGGCAGGTCGGCACCGCCAGCCAGTCCGCAGGCTGCAACGGCACCATTATAGACGGTTTGGGCGATGACATTGGCGAGTGTGGTTGAACCAACGCTATCGATGGCGCCGGTCCAACGTTCTTTTTGCAAGGCACCGGCCTTTTGCGCCAACTCGGCACGATCAACGAATTGGCTGGCCCCAAGCGCTTTCAGGTAATCATGGGTTTCAGGCCTGCCAGTGGATGCCGTTACCTGATAGCCCCGCGAAGCCAAAAGGCTGACGGCCATGGAGCCAAGGCCGCCGCCAGCCCCCGTCACCAGAACCTCATCATTCCCCGGCTGGATTACCCCCCAATCCTCAAGGGCCAAAACGGCGAGGGCGGCGGTATAGCCGGCTGTGCCGATGGCCATTGCTTCCTGCAAGGAGAAGCCTTCAGGCAGCCGCAGCAGCCATTCCGGCTTGACGCGCTGGTATCGGCTATAGCCGCCGCCTTCCGTCTCGGTCATGCCGAACCCGTTAACGACCACGCGGTCACCGGGCTTCCAGTCCGGCGAGCGCGAGTCCACCACCGTTCCGGCAAGATCGGCCCCGGCGATGATAGGCGTGCGCCGGGCAATCCGACCGGCGCCCGTAAAGGCCAATCCGTCCTTATAGTTCAAGGTCGAATAGGCAACTTCCACCAGCACGTCGTGATCGGCCAGATCCGCCAGCGTCAATTGCCGAAAGACACCTTTTGGCTTGCCGTTGACGGTATCGATGACGATTGCGGTGAATGGTTCGGTCATGATTGTCTCCTCGCTATCAGTGCCGTGGAATCTGCCATGTCCCGTTCGGCCTGGCTACTGTCGATTCGTCTAAGCTGGTGGGGGCATGAATGAGGAAACCAGCGACATTCCTTCGAGAACGATGAAGAATGGGATGGGGTCCATCGCTTTGCTCCCGGCTGGACGAATAAAAAGGGTGCGAAGGCCCAACCGAGGCGAAAGAATTTCCGGCTGCGATTATTCCCTGTTTTCAAGGCGGTGAGGGCTGGCTTTGATCTGTGCTCTTCCAGTCACGCATTGAAAAACAATGGGTTATACGCGGGGTTTCGCAAGGCTTTGCGCAGTTATGATGCGGCTTGGAAAGGAGTGATTAACCTTTATTTTTTACTTCTATAGGGGACAAGAGCCATTCCAAATGAACTGTTAGGCATCATGCGCGTTCCAACACAGAATAGTCCCCGTTCTTCCGATCAGTCCGGTCATGACGATCCGCAGTCTGGCGCGGTGTCTTCATCCGATCAGGGCCGACAATCCGGTCCGAACGGGCCGCTGGAGCCTTGGCAATCGGCCTTCGTCTTGGGGCCGAATGTGCGCTTTACCCGCACACCGGAAGCCGCCATCAACAAGCGCCGGGAAGCTGAGGCCGCAGCCGAGCAGGCAGCAGTTGTCGCCGCCTTGCAGAAGGCTGTCGATCAGGCTCGCGTATCCACCCCTGTGGCCTCCGTTTCCCCCGATCTGGCGTCGACCACGGCTATGCCTGCATCGATTGCTCCTGATTCCGCAGCGCAGAACACGAGCTTTTTCGGATTGCCGAAGACGGGCAGCCCGCTCATCGTCCCACGCCGTGCGCCTCCACCAAGGCCGGTCAATGCGCGTCCACCACAGCCCGTTGCCGAGGTGTCAGTGGCTGAACCTGTTCAGGATCAGTTGTCTGCCCAGGCTGAGGTTGTTCAAGTGCCGCAGATTGTTATCGCCCCGCAATTTTCGCCGGAGACGCTGGTGCGGTCCTTGCCGAGCTCACAGAGAATCGAATCTATCGGTGCGGAACTGCCGCAATTGCCTGAGGCGCTGCGTTTGCGTCAGGCGGCGGCATCCATGCGCATGGCAGAGAATATCGAGTTGAACCTGCGCAATGAGGGCCTGTCGGTGGCCGCTGCTGAGGAAAATTCAGCGGGCGAGGCGCAGGCGGCGCCTGTTGTCGCTACAGCGCAGCTGTCGGTGTCCGATTTCGCATTTTTCGAAATGCTCGCCGATCCCTTTGATCTGCCCGTTGAGGTCGAGGCTCCAAGGGTCGCTTTGGCGCCGGTATGGACGCCCATTCCTGCGGTCACGCCCGTGTCAGAGCCGGTTAGCGGTTCGGTGGCTGCGCTTTATCGCGAAATCCGGGTGCGCCATGGCGCGGAACAGGCCATTTCCGTGCCTGCTCCCACCATCATTGTCGAAGAGAATGCTGAGCAGCCCGTTCCGCCTGCGCCAGTGGTTGAACCGGTTGTCGAGCTCGCTGCAGAGCCTGAAATTGTC
This genomic window contains:
- the pcaD gene encoding 3-oxoadipate enol-lactonase; translated protein: MKFLKTTDAVIHYRTIGLESGKPVIAFANSLGTDFRIWDEVIERLQDRYAFVLHDKRGHGLSDLGNPPYSMATHVDDMAAILDHLSLKQVIVVGLSVGGLIAQGLYASRPDLVRALILSNTAHKIGSAEMWNTRIATIQNNGIGALLEPIMERWFTPPFRTTDNSLYAGCCTMLLRQSAEGYCGTCAALRDADFTEQASAIAVPTLCVVGDQDGSTPPALVQSLAELIAGSRFSVVAEAGHIPCLEQPDAYVAALLPFLDDLA
- the pcaQ gene encoding pca operon transcription factor PcaQ is translated as MIDQRIKFRHLQTFVEVARQKSVVKSANLLHVSQPAVTKTVRELEEILGVSLFEREGRGIRITRYGEVFLRHAGATLTALRHAVDSVSQEAAKAGPPVRVGALPTVATRIMPQAMTAFLTENSRSPIKIVTGDNSVLLEQLRIGELDLVVGRLAAPEKMAGFSFEHLYSEPVVFVVRSGHPLLTGESAPFERMREFPVLMPTRNSIIRPLVDYFLIANGVATLPNQIETVSDSFGRAFLKISDAVWVISEGVVAGDIAEGTICALPIDCSPTRGPVGLTIRADAMATLPQSLLMQAIRDAAAAIMP
- a CDS encoding helix-turn-helix domain-containing protein: MAAIPTYKLYGEKTEVSGEFLLHCETLFSRSSLYRFEIDLHRHENFLQILYISEGQGDATLDAEVIGITPPAAIIVPPLFSHGFRFSRAIKGMIITVLPAALPLAVRTSLKQALPLPRYMPLEGEPCAIEIGQLMERIAEEYAGAKPGRNGLLEAYLATVVLLLARQAAPDASPDRLTLTANDRRMEKLNALIAAHFRSHKTAAFYAREMGLSPTHLNRLAKAGTGATLQQLIARKQLEIAQQELIFSQTSIQAIALNHGFTDPAYFTRFFTRETGLTPRAWRLAERQKLQNLSDRAQAEISAATASE
- the pobA gene encoding 4-hydroxybenzoate 3-monooxygenase encodes the protein MRTQVVIIGSGPSGLLLGQLLHRKGIETVIIDRVGRDYILGRVRAGVLEQGMVGMLEKAGAADRLHREGLPHDGFSLAFDGRDHRIDLFNLTGGDRVMVYGQTEVTRDLMDQRDAAGALTIYDAVNVEPHDFSGESPYVTYEKDGVSHRIDCDFIAGCDGFHGVSRKSVPQGAIKEFERIYPFGWLGVMAEVPPVAHELIYANHPRGFALCSMRSNTRSRYYVQCPLEDKVEDWSDDRFWDELRRRLPAEHAEAMVTGPSFEKSIAPLRSFVTEPMRFGRLFLAGDAAHIVPPTGAKGLNLAASDIHYLSEGLIEFYSDKSSAGIDEYSVRALARVWKAVRFSWWMTTMMHRFPDTGDFGQRIQEAELDYLVHSRAASTSLAENYVGLPY
- the pcaG gene encoding protocatechuate 3,4-dioxygenase subunit alpha, encoding MVQPLGYLKESPSQTAGPYVHIGCTPNFCGIEGIFKEDLGSGPLYNDKTRGERITIRGFVYDGGGNALKDALIEIWQADSDGLYNSPSETGGKADPNFLGWARCPGDMSTGEFVFHTIKPGKVPFAGGRWMAPHVTFWVVARGINIGLQTRMYFPEEEAANAADPLLARIEHKVRIPTLIAKKQGNDYVFDIHLQGENETVFFDI
- the pcaH gene encoding protocatechuate 3,4-dioxygenase subunit beta; amino-acid sequence: MKNSLPETGPFFARDRDMHPPAYAPWYKTSVLRSPQRALISLEGTKSEITGPVFGHGLLNDTDNDLILNYAKPGEMAIGQRILVHGRVLDERGVGVNGALVEFWQANAGGRYRHKKETYLAALDPNFGGVGRTITDENGYYWFKTIKPGAYPWPNGVNDWRPAHIHFSIFGHGFAQRLITQMYFEGDPMIWLCPIVKTIPDEEAIKRLVAPLDMNAAIPMDMRAYKFDIVLRGRRSTLFENRKEGN
- a CDS encoding 3-carboxy-cis,cis-muconate cycloisomerase, yielding MSISPFEHPFLSGLFGDEAFAALFAGQADIAAMLSFEAALAKAQGEAGVIEAGDATAIQAGLARFEVDLDALKTATARDGVVIPELVGQMRKAIGGASAAKLHFGATSQDVIDTSLVLRLKTAAGLLDERLAALIAGFEQMDAAFGQNALMGHTRMQAAIPITVSDRIAAWIGPLQRHRSRLQALLGDGFALQFGGAAGTLEKLGDKGPAVRARLADLLGLQDAPQWHSQRDRIVAFADLLSLISGSIGKFGQDVALLAEMGGEIQLTGGGGSSAMPHKQNPVGAETLVTLARFNAVQIAGLHQSLVHEQERSGAAWALEWLLLPQMVVATGAATKTGLLLIGSIARLGKSA
- a CDS encoding MDR family oxidoreductase; translated protein: MTEPFTAIVIDTVNGKPKGVFRQLTLADLADHDVLVEVAYSTLNYKDGLAFTGAGRIARRTPIIAGADLAGTVVDSRSPDWKPGDRVVVNGFGMTETEGGGYSRYQRVKPEWLLRLPEGFSLQEAMAIGTAGYTAALAVLALEDWGVIQPGNDEVLVTGAGGGLGSMAVSLLASRGYQVTASTGRPETHDYLKALGASQFVDRAELAQKAGALQKERWTGAIDSVGSTTLANVIAQTVYNGAVAACGLAGGADLPATVMPFILRGVALLGIDSVMTPMAKRIRAWEFLDQHLNRDHLTTMTTVEPMSNLPALAEAILAGKTRGRVVIDVTR
- the pcaC gene encoding 4-carboxymuconolactone decarboxylase — encoded protein: MTDKADTASDAHRRGMKTRRSVLGDAHVDRATAAATAFDQPFQTLITESAWGTVWSSEQWTKRERSMVTIALLAALGQDEEVAMHIRATVNTGATREDIREALMHVAIYAGVPAANHAFKIAKGVYAQMDADAASA